CCATATGCTTTATCAATAAACAATATTGCAGAATCGTTCTTTGACAAAAAGTGATAGTTCAATGCCAACAACCTATATCCAATACCTATTCCCTTTTTATCAGAAATGCCTTTTGCCAACTCGAGTCCCTCATTTGCATAAAACAGACCTGAATCAGGGTTTGAAAACATATAATACTCGGAAAGGTGATTATATGCATTAATCTTAAATGTATCCGCAACTGTAGTAGTCAATATATTTTTCAAACTATCTACCTTAGAAAAATGTGCTTTAACATTTACAACCATAAATAATATCATGATAAGTAATGATATTCTAGTGACTTTTCTCATTTGCATATAAGAGTTCTTATTATTTTTAAATTAGTATTCAATAAACTCGTAACTTTTAATTAACAGTGATAAAACTTCTACTCAATCAACTGCCGTTCCATAGCCTTCTTTATCAAGCCAGCTACATTCTTAACCCCGAACTTAAGAAACAGGTTCTTCCGGTGCGATTCTATAGTGTTTGGACTTAAGCTTAGTTTATCGGCAATTTCTGATGTGGTGAGCTCCTCTGAGATTAATTGTAGGACTTGCTTTTCTCTTTTGGTGAGGTCTAGTTCATCGAATTTGGAGAAATAATCATCTGGCCGCTTCATGATTTCCAAAACAGCTTCATAGATATCTGAGGAATAGAAAGCTTTGCCTGTCTCTACCCCCTCAATGGCTTTTTCGATATCTATCTTTAAACTTTGCTTGGAGATGATGCCATTAATCCCATTATGGAGTAGCTTCTGTATTACCCAAAGCTGCACATGCATGGTACATGCTATCACTTTTATCTCTACAAAATCTTTTCTTATGATTTTTAATAGTTCAACACCATCCATTTCAGGCATATCCACATCTGTAAATATGATATTTGGCTTATGCTTTTGAATCAGCTCCAGGGCTTCCTTTCCAGATTTTACCATTCCAATAATTTCGGTATTTTCTATTTTCTCGATATATTTTGATAGACCATGAAGCGTAATATCATGATCATCTACAATGAGGATTTTGGTTACTTTCATTTGTGTTAATCTATTTCTTTCGCGTGGGTAAAACCATATTGTTGAAAAAAGATACACTATTGGGTTTAGCAGTATAAATTTACGACTATTTTTTGCTTTTCCAACAAAGCCCTCTATTTAAAAACATTCTAAACACCAAATAAAAAAGGCAAAATTCTAATAGAATTTTGCCTTTTTTATTTAATTATACACTAAGTAATTACACCATCTTATTTGGTTTATAGAGTTCTACTTTTTTCATTAAAATATCCACATATTGTGCACGCGTGTAAGCGTAAGGATCTTTTAGGTTGTCTTTGGAGAGGTTACCTCTAAATTCATCTAAAGATTTATAATCTTTTCCATCCATCCAAGCTTCCATATCTTTTAACATGGTTGTAATATAATCTAAACCATTCTGATAAAGTGTACTAACCACTTGAACAGCTTCAGCTCCAGCTAAAATCATTTTTATGACATCTTTACCCTCGATAATTCCACTATTTCCAACTAGGGTAGCTTTCATTTTGCCATGTAACATTCCCATATATCTTAGTGACTGGCGATAATCTCCTTTACCACTCTTGTTAAAATTAAAAGTCAATTCCTCAGTATCAATATCTATATCTGGTTGGAATAATTTATTAAACAATACCAATGCATCAGCTCCTGCGCCTTCCATCATATGTGCAAAACGAAGGGTGTTGGTATAGTATGGACTCAGTTTTACTGCAACTGGAATTTTTAAAGCCTCTTTTACAGCAGAAGTAATATTCAATTGTTCTTCTAGAATCTCTTGACCTGATACACCAAACTCTCTTGGAGTAGCATAAAAGTTGAGTTCAATACCATCAACTCCTGTTTTCTCAATTTCCTTGGCATAATCTACCCATGTCTCTTTATAAACACAATTTAAACTTGCAATCAATGGAATATTCAAAGCTTCTTTGGCTTTCTTCAGTTTAAGAAGAAAATCTACAGGCCCAGCATCCTTCATATCAGGATATATATTAATCATTTCAGCATTTCGATTATTATACTCCGCCATAGCTTCTTCTTCAAAAAAGTTCTCTAGCTGTATTTGTTCTTCAAACAATGATTTATAAACAATTGCTCCTGCTCCTGCTGCTTCTAGTTTCTTTAAATGATTTAAATCGGTAACCAAATTACTAGCTCCAACTACTATGGGGTTCTTTAATTCTATGCCCATATAATTTGTTTTCAACTTACTCATATCTTTATATATTTAGTTTTTTTATTGGATTGTAAATATACAAATTATTAAGCTCCTTTTCAAAATTAAGGATGTTTTAACTATTGCCATATCAGCACTCTATATTATCGCAATCGTTTGAAATCATTATACAATCTATATCCTTTCTAAATTGCTGAAAATTAGCAATTCTTACGCGTTCTACGCAAAATTCACACTTAATTTTATTAAATTTGCATCCGCTAAAGCGGAGCACTGCTTTGGCATAAAATTGATATTTTAAATACTATATAAGATGGAAAATAAGAAAAAATTTATCACTTGTGATGGTAACTATGCAGCTGCACATATCGCCTATATGTTTAGCGAAGTTGCTGCTATCTATCCTATCACACCATCATCTAACATGGCAGAATATGTAGATGAGTGGGCAGCAGGTGGCAGAAAAAACATTTTTGGAGAGACCGTGACCGTATCTGAGATGCAGTCAGAAGGTGGTGCTTCTGGAGCCGTTCATGGTTCTTTACAAGCTGGTGCTCTTACATCAACATATACAGCTTCTCAGGGTCTACTCCTGATGATTCCTAATATGTATAAAATTGCTGGCGAATTATTACCAGGAGTATTCCATGTAAGTGCACGTAGCCTTGCTGCTCAAGCACTTTCTATTTTCGGCGACCACTCTGATGTGATGTCTGCCCGTCAAACTGGATTTGCATTCTTAGCAACTGGTGGCGTACAAGAAGTAATGGACTTAGCGGGTATTGCTCACCTTGCTTCTCTTAAAACTCGTGTACCTTTTGTACATTTCTTTGATGGATTCCGTACTTCGCACGAAATTCAAAAAGTTGAAATACTAAATAACGAAGATTTAGCTCCTCTTGTTGATCAAGAAGCCTTAGCTGCTTTTAGAGCCAATGCTTTAAATCCAGAAAACCCTGTAACACGCGGAACAGCACAAAATCCAGATATTTATTTCCAATCTCGTGAGGCTGCTAATAAATTCTACGATGCTATTCCTGACGTAGTTGAAGAATACATGCAAGAAATCACTAAATTAACTGGAAGAGAATACCATCCTTTCACTTATTATGGTGCTGAAGATGCTACAGACATTACTATTGCAATGGGTTCTGTAACTGAAACCATTAAAGAAGTTATTGACCATAAAGTGGCCAATGGTGAAAAAGTAGGCCTTATTTCTGTTCACCTATATCGCCCATTCTCTGAGAAATATTTCAGAAGAGTACTTCCTAAAACAGTGAAAAGAATTTCTGTTTTAGACAGAACAAAAGAACCAGGTGCTAATGGTGAGCCATTATACCTTGATGTAAGAGATATTTTCTACAGTGAAGAAAATGCTCCTATTGTAGTTGGTGGTCGTTATGGTTTAAGTTCTAAAGATACTACTCCAGCTCAAATAGTTGCAGTATATGAGAATTTACAATTGCCTGAACCTAAAAACAGATTCACTTTAGGTATTAATGATGATGTTACTTTCCTCTCTCTTCCTGTTGGTGAAGCTATTTCTCTAGCTCCAAAAGGAACATTTGAAGGATTATTCTACGGACTTGGCGCTGATGGAACAGTAGGTGCAAACAAAAACTCTATTAAGATTATTGGTGACAATACTGACAAATATGCTCAGGCTTATTTCGCTTATGACTCAAAAAAATCTGGTGGTTTTACTGCTTCTCACCTTCGCTTTGGCGACCAACCTATCCGCTCTACTTATTTAGTAACTACTCCTGATTTTGTTGCATGTCATGTGCCTGCATATTTGAAAAAATATGATATGCTAGCTGGCATCAAAGAAAATGGTACATTCCTATTAAATAGTATTTGGGACGTGGAAGAAACAATGAATCATCTTCCTCCACATTTCAAAAAGACTTTGGCTGAGAAAAACATTAGCATGTACATCATCAATGCTACTGAAATAGCTAAAGAAATTGGTCTAGGAAATAGAACCAATACTATTATGCAATCTGCTTTCTTTAAAGTTGCTGAGGTAGTTCCTTACGAATTGGCGGTGGAACAAATGAAGAAAATGATTGTAAAATCCTATGGAAACAAAGGTGAGAAAATCGTAAACATGAACTTTGCTGCTGTTGACAATGGTGGTGATGTTACCAAGGTGGAAATTCCTGCTGAGTGGGCAAATTTAGACATACAAGCAGAACAAGCTATCATTGACGAGAGCATTCCTGCTTTCATTAGAGACTTAGTAGAGCCTGTTAACAACCTTAAAGGTGATCAACTTCCTGTTTCTGTATTTACAGGTCGCGAAGACGGTACTTTCCCTGCTGGAACTGCTGCTTATGAAAAGCGTGGTATCGCCATTGAAATTCCTGAATGGGTTTCTGAAAACTGTATACAATGTAACCAATGTGCTTACGTTTGTCCTCACGCTGCTATCCGTCCATTCTTATTAGACGATACTGAAGCTGGAAATGTTGGCGAAGGCGTTGATTTATTAGCTGCTAAGGGAAAAGAAATAGCCGGATTACAATTTAGAATTCAAGTTTCTGCTTTAGACTGCACAGGTTGTAATAACTGTGTTGCTGTTTGTCCTTCCAAAGAAAAATCACTAGTAATGAAGCCATTAGAAACCCAAATGGTTCAGGCTGAAAACTGGGATTATATGGTTAAGAACGTTACATACAAGACCGATCGTTTCGACAAAACTAAAAATGTTAAGAATTCTCAGTTCGCTCAACCATTATTCGAGTTTTCTGGAGCTTGCGCTGGTTGTGGTGAAACTCCATATATCAAAACTATCACTCAATTATATGGTGATCGCATGACTATTGCTAATGCTACTGGTTGTTCTAGTATCTATGGTGGTTCTGCTCCTGCTACTCCTTATTGTAAAAATTCTGATGGAGAAGGTCCAGCATGGGCTAACTCTTTATTCGAAGACAATGCAGAGTATGGCTTCGGAATGTCTTTAGGTATCAATAAATTACGCGATAGAGTTGAAAAGAAAATCAATGAAGCTTTAGAGGGTGATGTTAGTGATGTTAGAAAAGCTGCTTTCACACAATGGTTAGAAACTAAAAATGACGGTGAAAAGTCTAAAATTGCTTCTGACGAATTAAAGAAAGTTCTTGCTGGTGCAGATGATGATCAAGCTAAAGAATTAATGGCTATCAGCCAGTATTTCTCTAAGAAATCTAACTGGATCTTCGGTGGTGACGGTTGGGCTTATGATATTGGATATGGCGGATTAGACCATGTATTGGCTTCTGGTGAAGATGTGAATGTTTTGGTAATGGATACCGAAGTTTACTCAAACACTGGTGGACAATCTTCAAAAGCAACTCCTACTGCTGCTGTAGCTAAATTTGCTGCTTCTGGTAAGAAGATTCGTAAGAAAGATTTAGGTATGATGGCTATGACTTATGGTTACGTTTATGTTGCTCAAGTTTCAATGGGTGCTAACCAAAATCAATTCTTCAAAGCTTTAAAAGAAGCAGAATCTTATCCTGGTCCATCTCTAATCATCACATATTCTCCTTGTATAGCTCACGGAGTAAAAGGCGGATTAACAGATACACAAAGCGTAGAGAAAGCAGCTGTAGAAGCTGGTTACTGGAGCATGTATCGTTTCGATCCAAGATTAGAAGACCAAGGAAAAAATCCTTTCGTATTAGATTCTAAAGAACCAGATTGGAGTAAGTTCCAAGGGTTCTTGATGAACGAAGTACGTTATACTTCACTGAAGAAAGCCTTCCCTAAAGATGCTGATGCATTATTTGCAGCTTCTGAGGATATGGCAAAAAGACGTTTAAACTCTTATAAACGTATGGCTGCTATGGACTATTCAACAGAAGAATAAACCATCTTCTGATTATATAAAAGCCCCGAAGTCCTATTGAGCTTCGGGGTTTTGTTTTTTATCGGTTCCTCTAGATCAAACTCCATACCTAAACAAGAAAACAATATATTTGCCGAAATATTAAAACTAAAATTAAGGTACGTTATCATGAATATTTCAAATTGCATTAATAAAAGCATATTTTCCTTAGGTTTATTCAGCCTGCTACTAATATTCCAAAGCAAAGCCCAAGAATCAAATTCCTATTACGAAACCATAGTCGAAACCATGGATTTAGACATTTTGGAGGCCAACCTGCAACAACATGTTGATTTTGGCTCAAAAGAGCCAGGCACAGAAGCTTTAGTTAATTCTTTCAATTGGATAAAATCTAGTTATGAGGAATGGGGATATGAAGACATTAGCATTGATACCTTTAGCTATTCTGGGAATGAATGTTATAATTTAATCATCACTAAAACCGGAACTCATTATCCCAATAAATATGTGATTATTGATGGGCATTATGATACCAGAAATGGCCCTGGGGCCAATGATAATGGAACAGGAACTGCTATTGTAATGGAAATAGCGAGGATGCTAAAAGATATTGATACCCAATATTCTGTTCGCTTCATTCATTTTAGTGCTGAAGAAGTAGGACTTGTCGGGAGTAATCATTATGTAAACCATGTGGTTGTTCCTGAATCACACAACATAAAATTAGTGTTTAATATTGATGCCGTTGGTGGCGTAAATGGAATGACCAATGACATTATTGTATGTGAGAGAGACGAGAGCGCTCCTAATAGTAATAATGCGGCTTCTGCAGCTATTACTGACACGCTCTCTAATTTGATGGAATTATATTCAAGTTTAAATACTGAAATCAGCTATGCCTATGCAACCGATTATGTTCCTTTTATGGAGGAAGGATATGTAATTACAGGACTTTATGAATACAATGAAACTCCCTATGCCCATACTCCAAATGACAATATTGAGCATATGGATATGGAATACTTTAAAGAAGTAGCTAAAGGATCGCTTGGAGCTAGCTTATATTTTACTGGTGCTTATGAGTCGACAGGAGTTGAGGATATTGAAGAAAAAGAATTATTAAGCATTTATCCAAATCCAGTTACTCATGTTTTAAATGTTAAGATTACAAATACTGATCATGCTCAGCAATTAAAAATCATAAATCAACAAGGACAAACCATTATGATAGAAGAAATCAAAATGAATACCAAAATTGATTTCAGCCAGCTCCCTAATGGCTTATATTTCTTAGTGATGGAAACTGAAAATGGAGAAAAATTAGTAAGAAAAATCAACAAAATAGGCTAAACACCTTTATAGAGCGCCCCACTAATACTGTCTCGTTTTGCCCCAGTTACTTTATTTAAGATATTGGGTTGTTCTCGAATTCTTAAAACACCCAAGAAAGCAAATATCAAAGCTTCTTTCATTTCGACGAGTATAGGGTCTGGAATCACAATCTCTAAAGATATTTTCGCCCTAATTCTTTCTATTAAGAAAGAATTATAGGCCCCACCTCCAGTAATTAAAACTTTTCCTGAATTTATTTTTGAGGAGGCCAAAGAATAAGCTATTTGGTCTGCGGTATGCTCCACTAGTGTTCTCAATAAGTCTTCATCAGAAATATTAGTTGACAAGCAAGGCCAGAAGCACTCGTCCACCCATTCTCTGCCTAATGACTTTGGCCCGTTATGCTGATAGTAATCGAGCTGATTGAGTTTATGGAGGAGTTCACGAACCAACTGACCATTTCTTGCTATTTTACCATCTTCATCGTATTCTAAGCCCTGTTTACGGGTAATCTCATTCATCACAATATTCACTGGACAAATATCGAATGCATTAATATCATCAACACCACCAAAAGAAATATTTGAAAACCCTCCAAGATTTAATCGAGCTAAGTATTTAGAGAACAATAAAGCATCACCAATGGGAACCAAAGGTGCTCCCTGCCCTCCTCTAGCTACATCCATGCTTCTAAAATCATTAGCTACCAATAGACCAGTTCGACTAGCTATAGCTGAGCCATCACCAATCTGGCTAGTAAAACCTAACTCTGGTTGATGAAAAACAGTATGCCCATGAACACCAATGACATCTACCTCAAGCCGATGACTTTTAATAAAAGCATCTACTTTCTTCCCCATATAGTGACCAAAGTCCACATGAGTTCTTGCAAATTCAAATGCAGAGGCTTGGGCTAAATTGGATAGTTTATTTTGCCATTTTTTTGAATAGGGTATTTCGATATAATCACCGAACTGATAAAACCAGTTATTTCCATCAAAGAAAAATTCAGCAAAGACAATGTCCAAACCATCCAAAGAGGTTCCTGACATGACTCCAATGGCATTATACCTCTCCATTATAATAAAACTTCTTTTAAAACCTCTAATTTAATACCTCTGGAACCTTTTAATAGGATTTTATAACTTTTCACCCCCTGGATCATCAGATATTGTTTTGCTTCCTCACTAGTTTTGAAAAAATTAAATTCAGGATAATCTGCTTCGAATTGGAGAAAAGCATCACCCACAAGCAATGCTATATCAAATGAATACTCTATTAAATCATTTAAAACCTTTAAATGTTCCACTTCTTCAAATTCACCAAGTTC
This sequence is a window from Lentimicrobium sp. L6. Protein-coding genes within it:
- a CDS encoding response regulator transcription factor, yielding MKVTKILIVDDHDITLHGLSKYIEKIENTEIIGMVKSGKEALELIQKHKPNIIFTDVDMPEMDGVELLKIIRKDFVEIKVIACTMHVQLWVIQKLLHNGINGIISKQSLKIDIEKAIEGVETGKAFYSSDIYEAVLEIMKRPDDYFSKFDELDLTKREKQVLQLISEELTTSEIADKLSLSPNTIESHRKNLFLKFGVKNVAGLIKKAMERQLIE
- a CDS encoding dihydroorotate dehydrogenase-like protein, translating into MSKLKTNYMGIELKNPIVVGASNLVTDLNHLKKLEAAGAGAIVYKSLFEEQIQLENFFEEEAMAEYNNRNAEMINIYPDMKDAGPVDFLLKLKKAKEALNIPLIASLNCVYKETWVDYAKEIEKTGVDGIELNFYATPREFGVSGQEILEEQLNITSAVKEALKIPVAVKLSPYYTNTLRFAHMMEGAGADALVLFNKLFQPDIDIDTEELTFNFNKSGKGDYRQSLRYMGMLHGKMKATLVGNSGIIEGKDVIKMILAGAEAVQVVSTLYQNGLDYITTMLKDMEAWMDGKDYKSLDEFRGNLSKDNLKDPYAYTRAQYVDILMKKVELYKPNKMV
- the nifJ gene encoding pyruvate:ferredoxin (flavodoxin) oxidoreductase, with the protein product MENKKKFITCDGNYAAAHIAYMFSEVAAIYPITPSSNMAEYVDEWAAGGRKNIFGETVTVSEMQSEGGASGAVHGSLQAGALTSTYTASQGLLLMIPNMYKIAGELLPGVFHVSARSLAAQALSIFGDHSDVMSARQTGFAFLATGGVQEVMDLAGIAHLASLKTRVPFVHFFDGFRTSHEIQKVEILNNEDLAPLVDQEALAAFRANALNPENPVTRGTAQNPDIYFQSREAANKFYDAIPDVVEEYMQEITKLTGREYHPFTYYGAEDATDITIAMGSVTETIKEVIDHKVANGEKVGLISVHLYRPFSEKYFRRVLPKTVKRISVLDRTKEPGANGEPLYLDVRDIFYSEENAPIVVGGRYGLSSKDTTPAQIVAVYENLQLPEPKNRFTLGINDDVTFLSLPVGEAISLAPKGTFEGLFYGLGADGTVGANKNSIKIIGDNTDKYAQAYFAYDSKKSGGFTASHLRFGDQPIRSTYLVTTPDFVACHVPAYLKKYDMLAGIKENGTFLLNSIWDVEETMNHLPPHFKKTLAEKNISMYIINATEIAKEIGLGNRTNTIMQSAFFKVAEVVPYELAVEQMKKMIVKSYGNKGEKIVNMNFAAVDNGGDVTKVEIPAEWANLDIQAEQAIIDESIPAFIRDLVEPVNNLKGDQLPVSVFTGREDGTFPAGTAAYEKRGIAIEIPEWVSENCIQCNQCAYVCPHAAIRPFLLDDTEAGNVGEGVDLLAAKGKEIAGLQFRIQVSALDCTGCNNCVAVCPSKEKSLVMKPLETQMVQAENWDYMVKNVTYKTDRFDKTKNVKNSQFAQPLFEFSGACAGCGETPYIKTITQLYGDRMTIANATGCSSIYGGSAPATPYCKNSDGEGPAWANSLFEDNAEYGFGMSLGINKLRDRVEKKINEALEGDVSDVRKAAFTQWLETKNDGEKSKIASDELKKVLAGADDDQAKELMAISQYFSKKSNWIFGGDGWAYDIGYGGLDHVLASGEDVNVLVMDTEVYSNTGGQSSKATPTAAVAKFAASGKKIRKKDLGMMAMTYGYVYVAQVSMGANQNQFFKALKEAESYPGPSLIITYSPCIAHGVKGGLTDTQSVEKAAVEAGYWSMYRFDPRLEDQGKNPFVLDSKEPDWSKFQGFLMNEVRYTSLKKAFPKDADALFAASEDMAKRRLNSYKRMAAMDYSTEE
- a CDS encoding M20/M25/M40 family metallo-hydrolase, with translation MNISNCINKSIFSLGLFSLLLIFQSKAQESNSYYETIVETMDLDILEANLQQHVDFGSKEPGTEALVNSFNWIKSSYEEWGYEDISIDTFSYSGNECYNLIITKTGTHYPNKYVIIDGHYDTRNGPGANDNGTGTAIVMEIARMLKDIDTQYSVRFIHFSAEEVGLVGSNHYVNHVVVPESHNIKLVFNIDAVGGVNGMTNDIIVCERDESAPNSNNAASAAITDTLSNLMELYSSLNTEISYAYATDYVPFMEEGYVITGLYEYNETPYAHTPNDNIEHMDMEYFKEVAKGSLGASLYFTGAYESTGVEDIEEKELLSIYPNPVTHVLNVKITNTDHAQQLKIINQQGQTIMIEEIKMNTKIDFSQLPNGLYFLVMETENGEKLVRKINKIG
- a CDS encoding anhydro-N-acetylmuramic acid kinase, translating into MERYNAIGVMSGTSLDGLDIVFAEFFFDGNNWFYQFGDYIEIPYSKKWQNKLSNLAQASAFEFARTHVDFGHYMGKKVDAFIKSHRLEVDVIGVHGHTVFHQPELGFTSQIGDGSAIASRTGLLVANDFRSMDVARGGQGAPLVPIGDALLFSKYLARLNLGGFSNISFGGVDDINAFDICPVNIVMNEITRKQGLEYDEDGKIARNGQLVRELLHKLNQLDYYQHNGPKSLGREWVDECFWPCLSTNISDEDLLRTLVEHTADQIAYSLASSKINSGKVLITGGGAYNSFLIERIRAKISLEIVIPDPILVEMKEALIFAFLGVLRIREQPNILNKVTGAKRDSISGALYKGV